In Elephas maximus indicus isolate mEleMax1 chromosome 4, mEleMax1 primary haplotype, whole genome shotgun sequence, a genomic segment contains:
- the PAN2 gene encoding PAN2-PAN3 deadenylation complex catalytic subunit PAN2 isoform X2 — MNFEGLDPGLAEYAPAMHSALDPVLDAHLNPSLLQNVELDPEGVALEALPVQESVHIMEGVYSELHSVVAEVGVPVSVSHFDLHEEMLWVGSHGGHATSFFGPALERYSSFQVNGGDDIRQIQSMENGILFLTKNNLKYMARGGLIIFDYLLDESEDMHSLLLTDSSTLLVGGLQNHILEIDLNTVQETQKYAVETPGVTIMRQTNRFFFCGHTSGKVSLRDLRTFKVEHEFDAFTGSLSDFDVHGNLLASCGFSSRLTGLACDRFLKVYDLRMMRAITPLQVHVDPAFLRFIPTYTSRLAIISQSGQCQFCEPTGLANPADIFHVNPVGPLLMTFDVSASKQALAFGDSEGCVHLWTDSPEPSFNPYSRETEFALPCLVDSLPPLDWSQDLLPLSLIPVPLTTDTLLSDWPAANSAPAPRRAPPVDAEILRTMKKVGFIGYAPNPRTRLRNQIPYRLKELDSEFDSFSQVTESPIGREEEPHLHMVSKKYRKVTIKYSKLGLEDFDFKHYNKTLFAGLEPHIPNAYCNCMIQVLYFLEPVRCLIQNHLCQKEFCLACELGFLFHMLDLSRGDPCQGSNFLRAFRTIPEASALGLILADSDEASGKGSLARLIQRWNRFILTQLHQDMQELEVPQAYRGAGGSSFCSSGDSVIGQLFSCEMENCSLCRCGSETVRASSTLLFTLSYPEGSNGDKTGKNYDFAQVLKRSICLEQNTQAWCDNCEKYQPTIQTRNIRHLPDILVINCEVNSSKEADFWRMQAEFAFKMAIKKHGGEISKNKEFALADWKELGSPDGILICPSIEELKNVWLPFSIRMKMTKNKGLDVCNWTDGDEVQWGPARAEEEHGVYVYDLMATVVHILDSRTGGSLVAHIKVGETYHQRKEGVTHQQWYLFNDFLIEPIDKHEAVQFDMNWKVPAILYYVKRNLNSRYNLNIKNPIEPNVLLAEASLARKQRKTHTTFIPLMLNEMPQVGDLVGLDAEFVTLNEEEAELRSDGTKSTIKPSQMSVARITCVRGQGPNEGIPFIDDYISTQEQVVDYLTQYSGIKPGDLDAKISSKHLTTLKSTYLKLRFLIDIGVKFVGHGLQKDFRVINLMVPKDQVLDTVYLFHMPRKRMISLRFLAWYFLDLKIQGETHDSIEDARTALQLYRKYLELSKNGTEPESFHKVLKGLYEKGRKMDWKVPEPEGQTSPKNAAVFSSVLAL, encoded by the exons ATGAACTTCGAGGGTCTGGACCCTGGACTGGCAGAGTATGCTCCGGCCATGCATTCTGCCCTGGACCCTGTTCTGGATGCCCACCTGAACCCAAGTCTGCTGCAGAATGTGGAACTGGACCCAGAGGGAGTGGCCTTGGAGGCTCTTCCCGTCCAGGAATCAGTGCACATAATGGAAGGCGTCTACTCTGAATTGCACAGTGTGGTTGCTGAAGTGGGCGTGCCTGTCTCCGTCTCCCACTTTGACTTGCACGAGGAGATGCTGTGGGTGGGGAGCCATGGG GGCCACGCCACTTCATTTTTCGGCCCAGCCTTGGAGCGCTACTCATCCTTTCAGGTCAATGGCGGTGATGACATCCGGCAGATCCAGAGCATGGAGAATGGTATCCTTTTTCTCACCAAGAACAACCTCAAGTATATGGCCCGTGGGGGCCTCATTATATTTGATTACTT ACTGGATGAGAGCGAGGATATGCACAGCCTCCTGCTGACTGACAGTAGCACTCTGCTCGTTGGTGGGCTGCAGAACCACATATTAGAGATTGATCTTAACACTGTCCAGGAGACCCAGAAG TATGCAGTTGAGACACCTGGAGTGACCATCATGAGACAGACAAATCGTTTCTTCTTCTGTGGCCATACATCTGGCAAG GTTTCCCTGCGAGACCTCCGTACTTTTAAAGTGGAGCATGAATTCGATGCCTTCACAGGGAGTCTGTCAGATTTTGATGTGCATGGCAACCTTTTGGCCTCCTGTGGCTTCTCCAGCCGCCTCACTGGCCTGGCCTGTGACCGTTTCCTCAAGGTGTATGATCTTCGTATGATGCGTGCCATCACACCACTTCAAGTACATGTGGATCCTGCCTTCTTGCGCTTCATCCCTACCTATACTTCTCGTCTTGCTATCATCTCCCAGTCGG GGCAGTGCCAGTTCTGTGAGCCCACAGGCCTGGCCAACCCAGCAGACATTTTCCATGTGAATCCTGTGGGACCTCTGCTGATGACGTTTGATGTGTCAGCCAGCAAGCAGGCCCTGGCCTTTGGGGATTCAGAGGGCTGTGTGCACCTCTGGACTGATTCCCCTGAGCCTTCCTTCAACCCCTACTCCCGTGAGACCGAATTTGCTTTGCCCTGTCTCGTGGACTCACTGCCTCCTCTGGACTGGAGCCAGGACCTGCTGCCTCTTTCCCTCATCCCTGTCCCACTCACCACTGACACACTGCTGTCTGACTGGCCTGCTGCCAACTCTGCTCCAGCTCCCAG GCGAGCACCACCTGTGGACGCAGAGATTCTGCGCACCATGAAGAAGGTGGGCTTCATTGGCTATGCGCCCAACCCCCGCACCAGGCTTCGCAATCAG ATTCCTTACCGACTTAAGGAGTTGGACAGTGAATTTGACAGTTTCAGCCAGGTCACTGAGTCACCGATAGGGCGGGAAGAGGAGCCACATCTCCACATGGTCTCTAAGAAATACCGCAAG GTGACTATCAAATACTCCAAGCTAGGGCTGGAAGATTTTGACTTCAAACACTACAATAAGACCCTGTTCGCTGGATTAGAGCCCCACATCCCTAATGCCTACTGTAATTGCATGATCCAG GTACTCTATTTCCTAGAGCCTGTTCGCTGTCTAATCCAGAACCACCTTTGCCAAAAGGAGTTCTGCCTGGCATGTGAGCTGGGCTTCCTCTTCCATATGTTGGATCTCTCTCGTGGTGACCCTTGCCAG GGCAGTAATTTTCTTCGGGCATTCCGCACCATTCCTGAGGCCTCAGCCCTTGGTCTGATCCTGGCGGACTCGGATGAGGCTTCAGGCAAGGGCAGTCTGGCCAGGCTCATCCAGAGGTGGAATCGTTTCATTCTCACTCAACTGCATCAGGATATGCAGGAGCTGGAAGTTCCCCAGGCTTATCGGGGTGCTGGAGGCAG CAGCTTTTGTTCATCGGGGGACTCTGTCATTGGCCAGCTGTTCAGCTGTGAGATGGAGAACTGCAGCCTCTGCCGCTGTGGCAGTGAGACCGTGCGAGCCTCCTCCACCCTGCTCTTCACGCTGTCCTACCCTGAGGGTAGCAATGGTG ATAAAACCGGAAAGAACTATGACTTTGCTCAGGTACTAAAGCGAAGCATCTGCCTGGAGCAGAATACACAGGCCTGGTGTGACAATTGTGAAAAGTATCAGCCCACG ATTCAGACCCGCAATATCCGCCATCTGCCAGATATTCTTGTTATCAATTGTGAGGTGAACAGCTCAAAAGAGGCTGATTTCTGGAGGATGCAGGCTGAG TTTGCCTTCAAGATGGCAATAAAGAAGCATGGTGGCGAAATCTCCAAGAACAAGGAATTTGCTTTGGCAGATTG gaaggAACTAGGGAGTCCAGACGGCATACTGATATGTCCCTCCATTGAGGAGTTGAAGAATGTCTGGCTTCCTTTCTCTATTCGCATGAAGATGACCAAGAACAAAGGGCTGGATGTTTGCAATTGGACTGATGGGGATGAGGTGCAG TGGGGCCCAGCCAGGGCAGAGGAGGAGCATGGTGTCTATGTGTATGACCTGATGGCTACTGTGGTACACATCCTGGACTCACGCACAGGGGGCAGCCTGGTGGCTCACATCAAAGTTGGAGAGACCTACCACCAGCGCAAGGAG GGCGTTACTCACCAGCAGTGGTATCTCTTCAATGACTTCCTTATCGAACCCATTGATAAG caTGAAGCTGTGCAGTTTGACATGAATTGGAAAGTCCCTGCtatcctttattatgtcaagaggAATCTTAATTCCAGATACAACCTGAACA TCAAGAACCCTATTGAGCCGAATGTTCTGTTGGCTGAAGCCTCATTGGCACGGAAACAGCGGAAGACACATACTACCTTCATTCCGCTGATGCTGAATGAGATGCCACAGGTTGGGGACCTGGTGGGCCTGGATGCTGAGTTTGTCACCCTTAACGAG GAGGAAGCAGAGTTGCGCAGTGATGGCACCAAGTCTACCATTAAACCAAGCCAGATGTCAGTAGCGAGGATTACCTGTGTTCGGGGCCAGGGACCCAATGAGGGTATCCCCTTCATTGATGACTACATATCTACACAGGAGCAG GTGGTGGATTACTTGACTCAATACTCAGGGATAAAGCCAGGAGACCTTGATGCCAAGATTTCTTCCAAGCACCTCACAACTCTCAAGTCTACCTACTTAAAGCTCCGTTTTCTGATAGACATTGGAGTCAAATTTGTGGGTCATGGTCTACAAAAGGACTTCCGGGTCATCAACCTCATG GTGCCCAAGGACCAAGTCCTTGACACCGTTTACCTGTTCCATATGCCCCGAAAACGAATGATTTCCCTGAGATTTCTTGCTTGGTACTTTCTGG ACCTGAAGATTCAAGGGGAGACCCATGACAGTATTGAGGATGCCCGCACAGCCCTTCAGCTGTACCGAAAGTATCTGGAGCTGAGCAAGAATGGCACTGAGCCTGAGTCCTTCCACAAAGTGCTCAAGGGTCTTTACGAGAAGGGCCGAAAGATGGACTGGAAAGTGCCCGAGCCTGAGGGCCAGACAAGTCCCAAGA ATGCAGCTGTCTTCTCCTCAGTGCTAGCGCTCTGA
- the PAN2 gene encoding PAN2-PAN3 deadenylation complex catalytic subunit PAN2 isoform X1, whose translation MNFEGLDPGLAEYAPAMHSALDPVLDAHLNPSLLQNVELDPEGVALEALPVQESVHIMEGVYSELHSVVAEVGVPVSVSHFDLHEEMLWVGSHGQGHATSFFGPALERYSSFQVNGGDDIRQIQSMENGILFLTKNNLKYMARGGLIIFDYLLDESEDMHSLLLTDSSTLLVGGLQNHILEIDLNTVQETQKYAVETPGVTIMRQTNRFFFCGHTSGKVSLRDLRTFKVEHEFDAFTGSLSDFDVHGNLLASCGFSSRLTGLACDRFLKVYDLRMMRAITPLQVHVDPAFLRFIPTYTSRLAIISQSGQCQFCEPTGLANPADIFHVNPVGPLLMTFDVSASKQALAFGDSEGCVHLWTDSPEPSFNPYSRETEFALPCLVDSLPPLDWSQDLLPLSLIPVPLTTDTLLSDWPAANSAPAPRRAPPVDAEILRTMKKVGFIGYAPNPRTRLRNQIPYRLKELDSEFDSFSQVTESPIGREEEPHLHMVSKKYRKVTIKYSKLGLEDFDFKHYNKTLFAGLEPHIPNAYCNCMIQVLYFLEPVRCLIQNHLCQKEFCLACELGFLFHMLDLSRGDPCQGSNFLRAFRTIPEASALGLILADSDEASGKGSLARLIQRWNRFILTQLHQDMQELEVPQAYRGAGGSSFCSSGDSVIGQLFSCEMENCSLCRCGSETVRASSTLLFTLSYPEGSNGDKTGKNYDFAQVLKRSICLEQNTQAWCDNCEKYQPTIQTRNIRHLPDILVINCEVNSSKEADFWRMQAEFAFKMAIKKHGGEISKNKEFALADWKELGSPDGILICPSIEELKNVWLPFSIRMKMTKNKGLDVCNWTDGDEVQWGPARAEEEHGVYVYDLMATVVHILDSRTGGSLVAHIKVGETYHQRKEGVTHQQWYLFNDFLIEPIDKHEAVQFDMNWKVPAILYYVKRNLNSRYNLNIKNPIEPNVLLAEASLARKQRKTHTTFIPLMLNEMPQVGDLVGLDAEFVTLNEEEAELRSDGTKSTIKPSQMSVARITCVRGQGPNEGIPFIDDYISTQEQVVDYLTQYSGIKPGDLDAKISSKHLTTLKSTYLKLRFLIDIGVKFVGHGLQKDFRVINLMVPKDQVLDTVYLFHMPRKRMISLRFLAWYFLDLKIQGETHDSIEDARTALQLYRKYLELSKNGTEPESFHKVLKGLYEKGRKMDWKVPEPEGQTSPKNAAVFSSVLAL comes from the exons ATGAACTTCGAGGGTCTGGACCCTGGACTGGCAGAGTATGCTCCGGCCATGCATTCTGCCCTGGACCCTGTTCTGGATGCCCACCTGAACCCAAGTCTGCTGCAGAATGTGGAACTGGACCCAGAGGGAGTGGCCTTGGAGGCTCTTCCCGTCCAGGAATCAGTGCACATAATGGAAGGCGTCTACTCTGAATTGCACAGTGTGGTTGCTGAAGTGGGCGTGCCTGTCTCCGTCTCCCACTTTGACTTGCACGAGGAGATGCTGTGGGTGGGGAGCCATGGG CAGGGCCACGCCACTTCATTTTTCGGCCCAGCCTTGGAGCGCTACTCATCCTTTCAGGTCAATGGCGGTGATGACATCCGGCAGATCCAGAGCATGGAGAATGGTATCCTTTTTCTCACCAAGAACAACCTCAAGTATATGGCCCGTGGGGGCCTCATTATATTTGATTACTT ACTGGATGAGAGCGAGGATATGCACAGCCTCCTGCTGACTGACAGTAGCACTCTGCTCGTTGGTGGGCTGCAGAACCACATATTAGAGATTGATCTTAACACTGTCCAGGAGACCCAGAAG TATGCAGTTGAGACACCTGGAGTGACCATCATGAGACAGACAAATCGTTTCTTCTTCTGTGGCCATACATCTGGCAAG GTTTCCCTGCGAGACCTCCGTACTTTTAAAGTGGAGCATGAATTCGATGCCTTCACAGGGAGTCTGTCAGATTTTGATGTGCATGGCAACCTTTTGGCCTCCTGTGGCTTCTCCAGCCGCCTCACTGGCCTGGCCTGTGACCGTTTCCTCAAGGTGTATGATCTTCGTATGATGCGTGCCATCACACCACTTCAAGTACATGTGGATCCTGCCTTCTTGCGCTTCATCCCTACCTATACTTCTCGTCTTGCTATCATCTCCCAGTCGG GGCAGTGCCAGTTCTGTGAGCCCACAGGCCTGGCCAACCCAGCAGACATTTTCCATGTGAATCCTGTGGGACCTCTGCTGATGACGTTTGATGTGTCAGCCAGCAAGCAGGCCCTGGCCTTTGGGGATTCAGAGGGCTGTGTGCACCTCTGGACTGATTCCCCTGAGCCTTCCTTCAACCCCTACTCCCGTGAGACCGAATTTGCTTTGCCCTGTCTCGTGGACTCACTGCCTCCTCTGGACTGGAGCCAGGACCTGCTGCCTCTTTCCCTCATCCCTGTCCCACTCACCACTGACACACTGCTGTCTGACTGGCCTGCTGCCAACTCTGCTCCAGCTCCCAG GCGAGCACCACCTGTGGACGCAGAGATTCTGCGCACCATGAAGAAGGTGGGCTTCATTGGCTATGCGCCCAACCCCCGCACCAGGCTTCGCAATCAG ATTCCTTACCGACTTAAGGAGTTGGACAGTGAATTTGACAGTTTCAGCCAGGTCACTGAGTCACCGATAGGGCGGGAAGAGGAGCCACATCTCCACATGGTCTCTAAGAAATACCGCAAG GTGACTATCAAATACTCCAAGCTAGGGCTGGAAGATTTTGACTTCAAACACTACAATAAGACCCTGTTCGCTGGATTAGAGCCCCACATCCCTAATGCCTACTGTAATTGCATGATCCAG GTACTCTATTTCCTAGAGCCTGTTCGCTGTCTAATCCAGAACCACCTTTGCCAAAAGGAGTTCTGCCTGGCATGTGAGCTGGGCTTCCTCTTCCATATGTTGGATCTCTCTCGTGGTGACCCTTGCCAG GGCAGTAATTTTCTTCGGGCATTCCGCACCATTCCTGAGGCCTCAGCCCTTGGTCTGATCCTGGCGGACTCGGATGAGGCTTCAGGCAAGGGCAGTCTGGCCAGGCTCATCCAGAGGTGGAATCGTTTCATTCTCACTCAACTGCATCAGGATATGCAGGAGCTGGAAGTTCCCCAGGCTTATCGGGGTGCTGGAGGCAG CAGCTTTTGTTCATCGGGGGACTCTGTCATTGGCCAGCTGTTCAGCTGTGAGATGGAGAACTGCAGCCTCTGCCGCTGTGGCAGTGAGACCGTGCGAGCCTCCTCCACCCTGCTCTTCACGCTGTCCTACCCTGAGGGTAGCAATGGTG ATAAAACCGGAAAGAACTATGACTTTGCTCAGGTACTAAAGCGAAGCATCTGCCTGGAGCAGAATACACAGGCCTGGTGTGACAATTGTGAAAAGTATCAGCCCACG ATTCAGACCCGCAATATCCGCCATCTGCCAGATATTCTTGTTATCAATTGTGAGGTGAACAGCTCAAAAGAGGCTGATTTCTGGAGGATGCAGGCTGAG TTTGCCTTCAAGATGGCAATAAAGAAGCATGGTGGCGAAATCTCCAAGAACAAGGAATTTGCTTTGGCAGATTG gaaggAACTAGGGAGTCCAGACGGCATACTGATATGTCCCTCCATTGAGGAGTTGAAGAATGTCTGGCTTCCTTTCTCTATTCGCATGAAGATGACCAAGAACAAAGGGCTGGATGTTTGCAATTGGACTGATGGGGATGAGGTGCAG TGGGGCCCAGCCAGGGCAGAGGAGGAGCATGGTGTCTATGTGTATGACCTGATGGCTACTGTGGTACACATCCTGGACTCACGCACAGGGGGCAGCCTGGTGGCTCACATCAAAGTTGGAGAGACCTACCACCAGCGCAAGGAG GGCGTTACTCACCAGCAGTGGTATCTCTTCAATGACTTCCTTATCGAACCCATTGATAAG caTGAAGCTGTGCAGTTTGACATGAATTGGAAAGTCCCTGCtatcctttattatgtcaagaggAATCTTAATTCCAGATACAACCTGAACA TCAAGAACCCTATTGAGCCGAATGTTCTGTTGGCTGAAGCCTCATTGGCACGGAAACAGCGGAAGACACATACTACCTTCATTCCGCTGATGCTGAATGAGATGCCACAGGTTGGGGACCTGGTGGGCCTGGATGCTGAGTTTGTCACCCTTAACGAG GAGGAAGCAGAGTTGCGCAGTGATGGCACCAAGTCTACCATTAAACCAAGCCAGATGTCAGTAGCGAGGATTACCTGTGTTCGGGGCCAGGGACCCAATGAGGGTATCCCCTTCATTGATGACTACATATCTACACAGGAGCAG GTGGTGGATTACTTGACTCAATACTCAGGGATAAAGCCAGGAGACCTTGATGCCAAGATTTCTTCCAAGCACCTCACAACTCTCAAGTCTACCTACTTAAAGCTCCGTTTTCTGATAGACATTGGAGTCAAATTTGTGGGTCATGGTCTACAAAAGGACTTCCGGGTCATCAACCTCATG GTGCCCAAGGACCAAGTCCTTGACACCGTTTACCTGTTCCATATGCCCCGAAAACGAATGATTTCCCTGAGATTTCTTGCTTGGTACTTTCTGG ACCTGAAGATTCAAGGGGAGACCCATGACAGTATTGAGGATGCCCGCACAGCCCTTCAGCTGTACCGAAAGTATCTGGAGCTGAGCAAGAATGGCACTGAGCCTGAGTCCTTCCACAAAGTGCTCAAGGGTCTTTACGAGAAGGGCCGAAAGATGGACTGGAAAGTGCCCGAGCCTGAGGGCCAGACAAGTCCCAAGA ATGCAGCTGTCTTCTCCTCAGTGCTAGCGCTCTGA
- the PAN2 gene encoding PAN2-PAN3 deadenylation complex catalytic subunit PAN2 isoform X12: MHSLLLTDSSTLLVGGLQNHILEIDLNTVQETQKYAVETPGVTIMRQTNRFFFCGHTSGKVSLRDLRTFKVEHEFDAFTGSLSDFDVHGNLLASCGFSSRLTGLACDRFLKVYDLRMMRAITPLQVHVDPAFLRFIPTYTSRLAIISQSGQCQFCEPTGLANPADIFHVNPVGPLLMTFDVSASKQALAFGDSEGCVHLWTDSPEPSFNPYSRETEFALPCLVDSLPPLDWSQDLLPLSLIPVPLTTDTLLSDWPAANSAPAPRRAPPVDAEILRTMKKVGFIGYAPNPRTRLRNQIPYRLKELDSEFDSFSQVTESPIGREEEPHLHMVSKKYRKVTIKYSKLGLEDFDFKHYNKTLFAGLEPHIPNAYCNCMIQVLYFLEPVRCLIQNHLCQKEFCLACELGFLFHMLDLSRGDPCQGSNFLRAFRTIPEASALGLILADSDEASGKGSLARLIQRWNRFILTQLHQDMQELEVPQAYRGAGGSSFCSSGDSVIGQLFSCEMENCSLCRCGSETVRASSTLLFTLSYPEGSNGDKTGKNYDFAQVLKRSICLEQNTQAWCDNCEKYQPTIQTRNIRHLPDILVINCEVNSSKEADFWRMQAEFAFKMAIKKHGGEISKNKEFALADWKELGSPDGILICPSIEELKNVWLPFSIRMKMTKNKGLDVCNWTDGDEVQWGPARAEEEHGVYVYDLMATVVHILDSRTGGSLVAHIKVGETYHQRKEGVTHQQWYLFNDFLIEPIDKHEAVQFDMNWKVPAILYYVKRNLNSRYNLNIKNPIEPNVLLAEASLARKQRKTHTTFIPLMLNEMPQVGDLVGLDAEFVTLNEEEAELRSDGTKSTIKPSQMSVARITCVRGQGPNEGIPFIDDYISTQEQVVDYLTQYSGIKPGDLDAKISSKHLTTLKSTYLKLRFLIDIGVKFVGHGLQKDFRVINLMVPKDQVLDTVYLFHMPRKRMISLRFLAWYFLDLKIQGETHDSIEDARTALQLYRKYLELSKNGTEPESFHKVLKGLYEKGRKMDWKVPEPEGQTSPKNAAVFSSVLAL, encoded by the exons ATGCACAGCCTCCTGCTGACTGACAGTAGCACTCTGCTCGTTGGTGGGCTGCAGAACCACATATTAGAGATTGATCTTAACACTGTCCAGGAGACCCAGAAG TATGCAGTTGAGACACCTGGAGTGACCATCATGAGACAGACAAATCGTTTCTTCTTCTGTGGCCATACATCTGGCAAG GTTTCCCTGCGAGACCTCCGTACTTTTAAAGTGGAGCATGAATTCGATGCCTTCACAGGGAGTCTGTCAGATTTTGATGTGCATGGCAACCTTTTGGCCTCCTGTGGCTTCTCCAGCCGCCTCACTGGCCTGGCCTGTGACCGTTTCCTCAAGGTGTATGATCTTCGTATGATGCGTGCCATCACACCACTTCAAGTACATGTGGATCCTGCCTTCTTGCGCTTCATCCCTACCTATACTTCTCGTCTTGCTATCATCTCCCAGTCGG GGCAGTGCCAGTTCTGTGAGCCCACAGGCCTGGCCAACCCAGCAGACATTTTCCATGTGAATCCTGTGGGACCTCTGCTGATGACGTTTGATGTGTCAGCCAGCAAGCAGGCCCTGGCCTTTGGGGATTCAGAGGGCTGTGTGCACCTCTGGACTGATTCCCCTGAGCCTTCCTTCAACCCCTACTCCCGTGAGACCGAATTTGCTTTGCCCTGTCTCGTGGACTCACTGCCTCCTCTGGACTGGAGCCAGGACCTGCTGCCTCTTTCCCTCATCCCTGTCCCACTCACCACTGACACACTGCTGTCTGACTGGCCTGCTGCCAACTCTGCTCCAGCTCCCAG GCGAGCACCACCTGTGGACGCAGAGATTCTGCGCACCATGAAGAAGGTGGGCTTCATTGGCTATGCGCCCAACCCCCGCACCAGGCTTCGCAATCAG ATTCCTTACCGACTTAAGGAGTTGGACAGTGAATTTGACAGTTTCAGCCAGGTCACTGAGTCACCGATAGGGCGGGAAGAGGAGCCACATCTCCACATGGTCTCTAAGAAATACCGCAAG GTGACTATCAAATACTCCAAGCTAGGGCTGGAAGATTTTGACTTCAAACACTACAATAAGACCCTGTTCGCTGGATTAGAGCCCCACATCCCTAATGCCTACTGTAATTGCATGATCCAG GTACTCTATTTCCTAGAGCCTGTTCGCTGTCTAATCCAGAACCACCTTTGCCAAAAGGAGTTCTGCCTGGCATGTGAGCTGGGCTTCCTCTTCCATATGTTGGATCTCTCTCGTGGTGACCCTTGCCAG GGCAGTAATTTTCTTCGGGCATTCCGCACCATTCCTGAGGCCTCAGCCCTTGGTCTGATCCTGGCGGACTCGGATGAGGCTTCAGGCAAGGGCAGTCTGGCCAGGCTCATCCAGAGGTGGAATCGTTTCATTCTCACTCAACTGCATCAGGATATGCAGGAGCTGGAAGTTCCCCAGGCTTATCGGGGTGCTGGAGGCAG CAGCTTTTGTTCATCGGGGGACTCTGTCATTGGCCAGCTGTTCAGCTGTGAGATGGAGAACTGCAGCCTCTGCCGCTGTGGCAGTGAGACCGTGCGAGCCTCCTCCACCCTGCTCTTCACGCTGTCCTACCCTGAGGGTAGCAATGGTG ATAAAACCGGAAAGAACTATGACTTTGCTCAGGTACTAAAGCGAAGCATCTGCCTGGAGCAGAATACACAGGCCTGGTGTGACAATTGTGAAAAGTATCAGCCCACG ATTCAGACCCGCAATATCCGCCATCTGCCAGATATTCTTGTTATCAATTGTGAGGTGAACAGCTCAAAAGAGGCTGATTTCTGGAGGATGCAGGCTGAG TTTGCCTTCAAGATGGCAATAAAGAAGCATGGTGGCGAAATCTCCAAGAACAAGGAATTTGCTTTGGCAGATTG gaaggAACTAGGGAGTCCAGACGGCATACTGATATGTCCCTCCATTGAGGAGTTGAAGAATGTCTGGCTTCCTTTCTCTATTCGCATGAAGATGACCAAGAACAAAGGGCTGGATGTTTGCAATTGGACTGATGGGGATGAGGTGCAG TGGGGCCCAGCCAGGGCAGAGGAGGAGCATGGTGTCTATGTGTATGACCTGATGGCTACTGTGGTACACATCCTGGACTCACGCACAGGGGGCAGCCTGGTGGCTCACATCAAAGTTGGAGAGACCTACCACCAGCGCAAGGAG GGCGTTACTCACCAGCAGTGGTATCTCTTCAATGACTTCCTTATCGAACCCATTGATAAG caTGAAGCTGTGCAGTTTGACATGAATTGGAAAGTCCCTGCtatcctttattatgtcaagaggAATCTTAATTCCAGATACAACCTGAACA TCAAGAACCCTATTGAGCCGAATGTTCTGTTGGCTGAAGCCTCATTGGCACGGAAACAGCGGAAGACACATACTACCTTCATTCCGCTGATGCTGAATGAGATGCCACAGGTTGGGGACCTGGTGGGCCTGGATGCTGAGTTTGTCACCCTTAACGAG GAGGAAGCAGAGTTGCGCAGTGATGGCACCAAGTCTACCATTAAACCAAGCCAGATGTCAGTAGCGAGGATTACCTGTGTTCGGGGCCAGGGACCCAATGAGGGTATCCCCTTCATTGATGACTACATATCTACACAGGAGCAG GTGGTGGATTACTTGACTCAATACTCAGGGATAAAGCCAGGAGACCTTGATGCCAAGATTTCTTCCAAGCACCTCACAACTCTCAAGTCTACCTACTTAAAGCTCCGTTTTCTGATAGACATTGGAGTCAAATTTGTGGGTCATGGTCTACAAAAGGACTTCCGGGTCATCAACCTCATG GTGCCCAAGGACCAAGTCCTTGACACCGTTTACCTGTTCCATATGCCCCGAAAACGAATGATTTCCCTGAGATTTCTTGCTTGGTACTTTCTGG ACCTGAAGATTCAAGGGGAGACCCATGACAGTATTGAGGATGCCCGCACAGCCCTTCAGCTGTACCGAAAGTATCTGGAGCTGAGCAAGAATGGCACTGAGCCTGAGTCCTTCCACAAAGTGCTCAAGGGTCTTTACGAGAAGGGCCGAAAGATGGACTGGAAAGTGCCCGAGCCTGAGGGCCAGACAAGTCCCAAGA ATGCAGCTGTCTTCTCCTCAGTGCTAGCGCTCTGA